Proteins found in one Populus alba chromosome 14, ASM523922v2, whole genome shotgun sequence genomic segment:
- the LOC118034173 gene encoding leucine carboxyl methyltransferase 1 homolog, translated as MYFQLQDEGKAPFLYVELDFKEVTRKKAAIIETSSQLREKLGATASISPEKGEVLSDHYKLLSVDLRDIQKLDDIIALAGMNPSLPTFIIAECVLIYLDPESTRGIVGWASKTFSTAAFFLYEQIHPDDAFGQQMIRNLESRGCALLGIYDTPTLLAKEKLFLDQGWQIAVAWDMLKVYTDFIEAKERRRIERLELFDEFEEWYMMQEHYCVAYAINDAMGLFGDFGFTKTQPHVINSPSTVALP; from the exons ATGTATTTTCAACTACAG GATGAAGGAAAAGCGCCATTTTTATATGTAGAGCTGGATTTTAAGGAG GTAACTAGAAAAAAGGCAGCAATTATTGAAACCAGCAGTCAGTTGAGGGAAAAGCTTGGTGCTACGGCTTCAATCTCACCAG AGAAGGGAGAAGTGCTCAGTGATCATTACAAGCTGCTCTCGGTTGATTTGCGTGATATACAAAAACTAGATGATATCATAGCATTGGCCGGTATGAATCCCAG CTTGCCAACGTTTATAATTGCAGAATGCGTTTTAATATACTTGGATCCTGAGTCAACTCGTGGTATAGTCGGTTGGGCTTCAAAAACGTTTTCAACAGCAGCATTTTTCTTATATGAGCAG ATACACCCGGATGATGCTTTTGGACAGCAAATGATCAGAAACTTGGAG AGTCGAGGTTGTGCACTATTGGGTATCTATGACACACCAACTTTACTTGCAAAGGAAAAACTTTTTCTTGATCAAGGATGGCAG ATAGCTGTTGCCTGGGACATGCTGAAAGTTTATACTGATTTTATTGAAGCTAAAGAAAGGCGCAG GATTGAACGATTGGAATTGTTCGATGAGTTTGAAGAGTGGTACATGATGCAG GAGCACTACTGTGTGGCTTATGCAATCAACGATGCCATG GGGTTGTTTGGGGACTTTGGTTTTACTAAGACCCAGCCGCACGTGATCAACTCTCCCTCAACAGTAGCATTGCCATGA